The following proteins come from a genomic window of bacterium:
- the gap gene encoding type I glyceraldehyde-3-phosphate dehydrogenase: MAVKVGINGFGRIGRNFFRAAYKDPSLQIVAVNDITDAKTLAHLLKYDSVHGRFEASVEVKENAIVVNGKEIQVLACKDAAELPWGKLGVEVVIESTGRYTDRDGAGKHLAAGAKRVLISAPAKGEDATFVMGVNEKTFDPKKHFIISNASCTTNCLAPVAKVLLDSFGIERGLMTTIHAYTNDQKILDLPHKDLRRARAAGVSMIPTTTGAAKAVSLVIPELKGKLDGMAIRVPTPNVSVVDLTAELSKNVTAEEINAAMKKASEGPMKGILQYVSEPLVSIDFNHDPASSSFDALSTKVIGGKMAKVLSWYDNEWGYSCRLVDLAKFVSGAK; the protein is encoded by the coding sequence ATGGCCGTCAAAGTCGGCATCAACGGGTTCGGTCGGATCGGACGCAACTTCTTCCGCGCCGCGTACAAGGATCCCTCGCTCCAGATCGTGGCCGTGAACGACATCACGGATGCGAAGACCCTGGCGCACCTCCTGAAGTACGACTCCGTGCACGGCCGCTTCGAGGCGTCCGTCGAGGTGAAGGAAAACGCGATCGTGGTGAACGGCAAGGAGATCCAGGTCCTCGCGTGCAAGGATGCCGCCGAACTGCCCTGGGGGAAGCTGGGTGTCGAGGTCGTCATCGAATCCACCGGCCGGTACACGGACCGGGACGGCGCGGGGAAGCACCTCGCGGCGGGCGCGAAGCGCGTGCTCATCTCCGCCCCGGCGAAGGGGGAAGACGCCACCTTCGTCATGGGCGTGAACGAAAAAACGTTCGACCCGAAGAAGCATTTCATCATCTCCAACGCCTCCTGCACCACGAACTGCCTCGCCCCGGTCGCCAAGGTGCTGCTCGACAGCTTCGGGATCGAGCGCGGCCTGATGACCACGATCCACGCCTACACGAACGACCAGAAGATCCTCGACCTGCCGCACAAGGACCTGCGCCGGGCGCGCGCCGCGGGGGTGTCGATGATCCCGACGACCACGGGCGCCGCCAAGGCCGTCTCGCTCGTCATCCCCGAGCTGAAGGGAAAGCTCGACGGGATGGCGATCCGCGTCCCCACCCCGAACGTATCCGTGGTGGACCTGACGGCGGAGCTTTCGAAGAACGTCACGGCGGAGGAGATCAACGCGGCGATGAAGAAGGCCTCCGAGGGGCCCATGAAGGGGATCCTCCAGTACGTGAGCGAGCCGCTCGTCTCGATCGATTTCAACCACGACCCGGCCTCGTCCTCCTTCGACGCCCTCTCCACGAAGGTGATCGGCGGGAAGATGGCGAAGGTGCTCTCCTGGTACGACAACGAGTGGGGGTACTCCTGCCGCCTGGTCGACCTGGCGAAGTTCGTCTCCGGGGCGAAGTGA
- the secG gene encoding preprotein translocase subunit SecG codes for MHTLIVILHVIVSVALILVILLQTGKGSDIGAVFGGGSSQTLFGSTGPTSFLSKLTAGAAVIFMLTSLFLAYFSGSTASRSIMKSGAGAPAQSMPAPPAGMPAGPAGVPAMPGTPANPQAK; via the coding sequence ATGCATACCCTGATCGTCATCCTGCACGTGATCGTATCCGTCGCGTTGATCCTCGTCATCCTGCTGCAAACGGGAAAGGGGTCCGACATCGGAGCGGTCTTCGGCGGCGGCTCATCCCAGACCCTGTTCGGCTCCACCGGGCCGACCAGCTTCCTGAGCAAGCTGACGGCGGGCGCGGCGGTCATCTTCATGCTCACCTCGCTTTTCCTCGCCTACTTCTCCGGCAGCACCGCCTCGCGCAGCATCATGAAGAGCGGCGCCGGCGCCCCCGCCCAGTCGATGCCCGCCCCGCCGGCGGGGATGCCGGCGGGACCGGCAGGGGTCCCCGCGATGCCGGGCACGCCGGCGAATCCACAGGCGAAGTAG
- the tpiA gene encoding triose-phosphate isomerase: MRTPVIAGNWKMYKTAGESAAFVRAFLPLVSGVRGVEIVLAPPYPSIAAVAQLVQGSGIGVASQNVHFAEDGAFTGEVSTRMLKDAGATHCIIGHSERRQYYAETDDAANRKVRAALAAGLTPILCVGEMLPDREGGKTFDVVGRQLAGGSKEIPAAEAVRVIVAYEPVWAIGTGKTATPAQAQEVHAFLRGRLRELWGGAADSVRILYGGSVKPDNISALMANEDIDGALVGGASLSPESFAKIVTFQ, from the coding sequence ATGCGCACCCCGGTCATCGCCGGCAACTGGAAGATGTACAAGACCGCGGGGGAATCCGCGGCCTTCGTCCGGGCCTTCCTGCCGCTCGTGTCGGGCGTCCGGGGGGTCGAGATCGTACTCGCCCCGCCGTACCCGTCGATCGCGGCGGTGGCGCAGCTCGTCCAGGGAAGCGGCATCGGGGTGGCGTCCCAGAACGTCCACTTCGCGGAGGACGGGGCGTTCACCGGTGAGGTTTCGACCCGGATGCTGAAGGATGCCGGGGCGACCCACTGCATCATCGGCCACTCCGAGCGGAGGCAATATTACGCGGAAACGGACGACGCGGCGAACCGGAAGGTCCGTGCGGCACTCGCCGCCGGGCTCACCCCGATCCTCTGCGTGGGGGAGATGCTTCCGGATCGCGAGGGCGGGAAGACGTTCGACGTGGTCGGACGGCAGCTCGCCGGAGGATCGAAGGAGATCCCCGCCGCCGAAGCTGTGCGCGTCATCGTGGCCTACGAGCCCGTGTGGGCCATCGGGACGGGGAAGACGGCGACGCCGGCCCAGGCGCAGGAAGTCCACGCCTTCCTGCGGGGACGGCTCCGGGAGCTGTGGGGGGGGGCGGCCGATTCGGTGCGGATCCTCTACGGCGGGTCCGTGAAGCCCGACAACATTTCCGCGCTGATGGCGAACGAAGACATCGACGGCGCGCTGGTGGGGGGAGCGAGCCTCTCCCCCGAATCGTTCGCGAAGATCGTGACGTTCCAATAA
- a CDS encoding HD domain-containing protein, translating into MQKTRYVKDLKEGEQVRDLFLVGNKALLTSNAGKPYLTLQLRDRTGQIEARVWDRAEDMGKRFERDDVVEVGGTAIAYQGRVQLKVHDVRREEGGTKDLSEYLPVTKKGIEPLWKTLQEYIAAVKDPDLARLLAAVFPDPPDADVARRFRQAPGGKTMHHDYIGGLLEHTVSVAGICRMLSAHYEGVDADLLLAGALLHDVGKVHELSYEGAFDYTDEGRLLGHLYMGTEYVSRVCDSLSGFPPEKTMLVKHIILSHHGELEYGSPKRPKTLEAILLHHVENMDAKATAFGDAIAELREGVRWTDYQRMFERYLFSGKFPKE; encoded by the coding sequence ATGCAGAAGACGCGTTACGTGAAGGACCTCAAGGAGGGGGAGCAGGTCCGCGACCTGTTCCTGGTCGGGAACAAGGCGCTGTTGACCAGCAACGCCGGGAAGCCGTACCTGACCTTGCAGCTTCGCGACCGGACGGGACAGATCGAGGCGAGGGTGTGGGACCGCGCCGAGGACATGGGAAAGCGGTTCGAACGGGACGACGTGGTCGAGGTGGGCGGCACCGCCATCGCTTACCAGGGGCGCGTCCAGCTCAAGGTCCACGACGTCCGGCGGGAGGAAGGCGGGACGAAGGACCTCTCCGAGTACCTCCCGGTCACGAAGAAGGGGATCGAGCCGCTCTGGAAGACGCTCCAGGAGTACATCGCGGCGGTGAAGGACCCGGACCTGGCGCGGCTCCTCGCGGCCGTCTTTCCCGACCCGCCGGATGCGGACGTGGCGCGCCGCTTCCGCCAGGCGCCGGGCGGAAAGACGATGCATCACGACTACATCGGGGGGCTGCTGGAGCACACGGTCTCCGTCGCGGGGATCTGCCGCATGCTGTCGGCCCACTACGAGGGCGTGGACGCGGACCTGCTCCTCGCCGGGGCCCTGCTGCACGATGTCGGGAAGGTACACGAGCTTTCCTATGAGGGGGCGTTCGACTACACGGACGAGGGGCGCCTGCTGGGCCACCTCTACATGGGGACCGAGTACGTGAGCCGCGTCTGCGACTCCCTCTCCGGTTTTCCGCCGGAAAAGACCATGCTGGTGAAGCACATCATCCTGTCACACCATGGGGAGCTCGAGTACGGCTCCCCGAAGCGGCCCAAGACGCTGGAGGCGATCCTGCTCCATCACGTGGAGAACATGGACGCGAAGGCGACCGCGTTCGGGGACGCCATCGCCGAGCTGCGCGAGGGGGTTCGCTGGACCGACTACCAGAGGATGTTCGAGCGGTACCTCTTCTCCGGGAAGTTCCCGAAGGAATAA
- a CDS encoding cold shock domain-containing protein, producing the protein MAQGTVKWFNDAKGYGFIAQEGGPDVFVHFSAIKMDGFRSLKEGERVEFEITEGPKGPQAANVTKP; encoded by the coding sequence GTGGCACAAGGAACGGTGAAGTGGTTCAACGACGCGAAGGGGTACGGGTTCATCGCCCAGGAGGGGGGTCCGGACGTGTTCGTGCATTTCAGCGCGATCAAGATGGACGGCTTCCGCTCCCTCAAGGAAGGCGAGCGCGTCGAGTTCGAGATCACCGAAGGCCCCAAGGGCCCACAGGCCGCCAACGTCACCAAGCCGTAA
- a CDS encoding cytochrome C, with translation MKYNGTFKFIFLLTAFLLLALVTLSFARTNHREYRSLKPDECTECHQGSDVIPNHGAFWMKEHRLTAEKAGSNCADCHQQSFCLDCHVGGGIEPDLKSSLSRRGEYMPKTHRSDWISIHSMKATDNPQNCYRCHESGFCNDCHKGIREKGNMRIRSHRKAGPSNQTYNWNSDHAAEARRNLQSCESCHPDADVCVACHRSGQTNPHPKNWRDISKRYKDESRGRTCRKCHITIP, from the coding sequence ATGAAATACAACGGGACGTTTAAATTTATCTTTCTGTTGACGGCCTTTCTTCTTCTTGCGCTCGTCACGCTCTCCTTCGCGAGGACGAACCACAGGGAATACCGGAGCCTGAAGCCCGACGAATGTACGGAGTGCCACCAGGGTTCCGACGTTATCCCGAACCACGGCGCCTTCTGGATGAAGGAGCACCGGCTGACGGCGGAGAAGGCGGGCAGCAACTGCGCGGATTGCCACCAGCAATCCTTCTGCCTCGACTGCCACGTCGGCGGGGGGATCGAACCGGACTTGAAGAGCAGCCTCTCGAGGAGAGGCGAGTACATGCCGAAGACGCATCGGTCCGACTGGATCTCCATCCACTCCATGAAGGCGACGGACAACCCCCAGAACTGCTACCGCTGCCACGAGTCGGGATTCTGCAACGACTGCCACAAGGGGATCCGGGAGAAGGGCAACATGAGGATCCGCTCCCACCGGAAGGCCGGGCCCTCGAACCAGACCTACAACTGGAATTCCGACCATGCCGCGGAAGCGCGGCGGAATCTCCAGTCGTGCGAGTCCTGCCATCCGGACGCCGATGTGTGCGTGGCGTGCCACCGCAGCGGGCAGACGAATCCCCACCCCAAAAACTGGAGAGACATATCGAAACGATACAAGGATGAAAGCAGGGGAAGGACATGCAGGAAGTGTCACATAACCATTCCATGA
- a CDS encoding LEA type 2 family protein, giving the protein MRIVKRWVLLLLFAASCLPLSSCRPLLKEVFKNPKVRVVDIGIAGNPFLSRGPLEVILHLAVNNPNSYALTVASVAYSATVGTRRLADGERTEEMRIEPSGETVVKVPVRLQTDVFADALRDVLDARSLNYEFNGSVGVVAPIIGVVRVPFSKTGTIDPMDILRRKGIGFN; this is encoded by the coding sequence ATGCGGATCGTCAAGCGGTGGGTCCTCCTGCTTCTGTTCGCAGCATCGTGCCTTCCCCTCTCCTCGTGCCGCCCTCTCCTGAAAGAGGTTTTCAAAAACCCGAAGGTGCGGGTCGTCGACATCGGGATCGCCGGCAACCCCTTCCTGTCCAGGGGCCCGCTCGAGGTGATCCTTCACCTCGCGGTGAACAACCCGAATTCGTACGCCCTGACGGTGGCCAGCGTCGCCTACTCCGCGACGGTGGGAACCCGGCGGTTGGCCGATGGGGAACGGACCGAGGAGATGCGCATCGAGCCCTCCGGGGAAACGGTGGTCAAGGTGCCCGTGCGGCTGCAGACCGACGTCTTCGCCGATGCGCTTCGCGATGTGCTCGATGCCCGGTCGCTCAACTACGAGTTCAACGGCTCGGTGGGCGTGGTCGCCCCGATCATCGGCGTGGTGCGGGTCCCCTTCTCCAAGACCGGGACGATCGACCCCATGGACATCCTCCGCCGGAAGGGGATCGGCTTCAATTGA
- a CDS encoding D-glycerate dehydrogenase, with product MERRTIVVTRRLPGVPWDDLAKRFLAGDPPKDGAMPREEFLARARGASGILCTLADRVDAELMDAAGPSLSVVSNFAVGVNNVDVAGATRRGIRVCNTPDVLTDATADLGFALLLSAARMVSDADRFVRAGRWTGWDPWGFLGVPVAGKTLGIVGMGKIGAAVARRSRGFSMKVLYHNRRRVPPPEEAGLAAEYRDLDALLAESDFVVLCVPLTPETRGLISTERLGRMKRTAVLVNISRGEVVDEEAVATALAEGRLFGAGLDVFEKEPRIHPRLLSAPSAVLLPHLGSATGETREAMGRLATENLLAVLDGREPPCPVN from the coding sequence GTGGAGCGGCGGACGATCGTGGTGACGCGGCGCCTGCCCGGGGTGCCGTGGGACGACCTGGCGAAGCGGTTCCTGGCGGGGGACCCCCCGAAGGACGGGGCGATGCCCCGGGAGGAATTCCTTGCCCGCGCCCGGGGGGCGTCCGGGATCCTGTGCACGCTGGCGGACCGGGTGGACGCGGAGCTGATGGACGCGGCCGGGCCCTCCCTTTCGGTCGTGTCGAACTTCGCCGTCGGGGTGAACAACGTCGATGTGGCCGGGGCGACCCGGCGCGGGATCCGGGTCTGCAACACGCCGGACGTGCTGACGGATGCTACGGCCGACCTCGGGTTCGCCCTTCTCCTTTCCGCGGCGAGAATGGTGTCGGACGCCGACCGGTTCGTTCGCGCGGGACGCTGGACCGGTTGGGACCCGTGGGGGTTCCTCGGAGTCCCCGTTGCCGGGAAGACGCTGGGGATCGTCGGAATGGGGAAGATCGGGGCCGCGGTGGCCCGCCGGTCCCGCGGCTTCTCGATGAAGGTCCTCTACCACAACCGACGCCGGGTGCCTCCTCCGGAGGAGGCCGGACTCGCGGCGGAATACCGCGATCTCGACGCCCTTCTCGCGGAGAGCGACTTCGTCGTGTTGTGCGTTCCTCTCACCCCGGAGACCCGCGGGCTGATCTCCACGGAGCGACTCGGGAGGATGAAACGGACGGCGGTCCTGGTGAACATCTCCCGGGGAGAGGTGGTGGACGAGGAGGCGGTGGCGACGGCGTTGGCGGAGGGGCGGCTGTTCGGGGCGGGACTCGACGTCTTCGAGAAGGAGCCGCGGATTCACCCCCGGCTGCTGTCGGCTCCTTCGGCGGTGCTCCTGCCGCACCTCGGGAGCGCGACCGGGGAGACCAGGGAGGCGATGGGACGGCTGGCGACGGAGAACCTGCTCGCGGTGCTCGACGGGCGGGAGCCGCCATGCCCCGTCAATTGA
- a CDS encoding aconitate hydratase — MGKNIVQKIIDAHYVSGDKKPGKEVAVRIDQTLTQDATGTMAYLQFEAMGVPRVKTEKSVSYVDHNTLQEGFENADDHLYLQTVAAKHGIFYSRAGNGICHQVHVERFGAPGKTMLGSDSHTPTGGGIGMMAIGAGGLDVAVAMAGGPFYMTYPKVVKVNLTGKLQPWVAAKDVILKLLEILTTKGNVGSIVEYAGAGVETLSVPERATITNMGAELGVTTSIFPSDKVTKAFLKAQGREEAWVKLKADPSAKYERVIDIDLTVLEPMVAMPHSPDNVKRVKELAGKKVDQVLVGSCTNASYKDITTLGKILEGRTISPNVSFGVAAGSRQVLQMAAKESSIAKLVGAGARILESACGFCIGAGQAPPSGGVSVRTNNRNFEGRSGTKDAGIFLVSPETAAACALTGMMSDPRDVAAKLGIAYPEVKVPKKFHIDDSMVLAPAAEGNGVSVRRGPNIGKPPESAPLPESIRGAVTLRVGDKITTDHIMPAGARLKYRSNIAKYAEFVFEGVDPTFSKRSLENKAKGVHNVIVGGLSYGQGSSREHAAICPSYLGVRAVITRSFERIHSANLINFGIVPFLFANEGDYDKIAQGDQVEIPNVREAIRKGSKLKARNVTKGFDFEITHSLTGRQIDIILAGGRLAYTKEKGSF; from the coding sequence GTGGGAAAAAACATCGTCCAGAAGATCATTGACGCGCATTACGTATCGGGCGACAAGAAGCCGGGCAAGGAGGTCGCCGTCCGGATCGACCAGACCCTGACCCAGGACGCCACCGGCACCATGGCGTACCTGCAGTTCGAGGCGATGGGCGTTCCCCGGGTAAAGACCGAGAAGTCGGTCTCCTACGTCGACCACAACACGCTGCAGGAAGGGTTCGAGAACGCCGATGACCACCTGTACCTGCAGACGGTCGCCGCCAAGCACGGGATCTTCTACTCCCGCGCGGGGAACGGCATCTGCCACCAGGTCCACGTCGAGCGGTTCGGCGCCCCCGGCAAGACGATGCTGGGCTCCGACTCCCACACCCCCACGGGCGGCGGCATCGGGATGATGGCGATCGGCGCCGGGGGACTGGACGTCGCCGTGGCGATGGCGGGCGGCCCGTTCTACATGACGTATCCGAAGGTGGTCAAGGTGAACCTGACCGGCAAGCTCCAGCCGTGGGTGGCCGCCAAGGACGTCATCCTCAAGCTGCTGGAGATCCTGACGACCAAGGGGAACGTGGGGTCGATCGTGGAGTACGCCGGCGCCGGCGTCGAGACGCTGTCGGTCCCCGAGCGCGCCACGATCACGAACATGGGCGCCGAACTCGGCGTGACCACCTCGATCTTCCCCTCCGACAAGGTGACGAAGGCATTCCTCAAGGCCCAGGGCCGCGAGGAGGCGTGGGTGAAGCTCAAGGCCGACCCGTCGGCGAAATACGAGCGGGTGATCGACATCGACCTGACCGTGCTCGAGCCGATGGTCGCGATGCCCCACAGCCCCGACAACGTGAAGCGGGTGAAGGAGCTCGCCGGGAAGAAGGTCGACCAGGTGCTCGTGGGCTCCTGCACGAACGCCTCCTACAAGGACATCACCACCCTCGGTAAGATCCTCGAAGGCCGGACGATCAGCCCCAACGTGTCATTCGGCGTGGCGGCGGGCTCCCGGCAGGTCCTCCAGATGGCGGCGAAGGAGAGCAGCATCGCGAAGCTGGTGGGCGCCGGGGCGCGGATCCTGGAAAGCGCCTGCGGCTTCTGCATCGGCGCGGGCCAGGCGCCCCCGTCGGGAGGGGTCTCCGTGCGGACGAACAACCGGAACTTCGAGGGCCGGTCCGGAACGAAGGACGCCGGGATCTTCCTCGTCTCGCCGGAAACGGCGGCGGCGTGCGCCTTGACGGGCATGATGTCCGATCCGCGGGACGTCGCGGCGAAGCTCGGGATCGCGTACCCCGAGGTGAAGGTGCCCAAGAAGTTCCACATCGACGACTCGATGGTCCTGGCCCCCGCGGCGGAAGGCAACGGAGTCTCGGTCCGGCGCGGGCCGAACATCGGGAAGCCGCCGGAGAGCGCGCCCCTGCCCGAGTCGATCCGCGGCGCGGTCACGCTGAGAGTAGGCGACAAGATCACCACCGACCACATCATGCCGGCCGGGGCGCGGCTGAAATACCGCTCCAACATCGCGAAATACGCCGAGTTCGTCTTCGAGGGCGTCGACCCCACCTTCAGCAAGCGGTCCCTGGAGAACAAGGCGAAGGGGGTCCACAACGTGATCGTCGGCGGGCTCTCCTACGGGCAGGGTTCCTCGCGGGAGCACGCGGCGATCTGCCCCAGCTACCTGGGCGTCCGTGCGGTCATCACCAGGTCGTTCGAACGGATCCACTCCGCGAACCTGATCAACTTCGGCATCGTGCCGTTCCTCTTCGCCAACGAGGGCGACTATGACAAGATCGCCCAGGGCGACCAGGTCGAGATCCCGAACGTCCGGGAGGCGATCCGGAAAGGGAGCAAGCTCAAGGCGCGCAACGTCACGAAGGGGTTCGACTTCGAGATCACCCACTCCCTTACCGGGCGGCAGATCGACATCATCCTGGCCGGCGGGCGCCTGGCGTACACGAAGGAGAAGGGGTCGTTCTAG
- a CDS encoding cytochrome c3 family protein, whose amino-acid sequence MKNRCLGFASVLSLCMVVLLIGGCGSSGNKEGDAGLTNVGDTVCIQCHSAVQDPLTQQSIITQYERSSPHKDSAHANNGNGCEACHGSASQHNGVGPIPYPDPFKDNGTRCASCHAGPYATDAPTKFAASGHANVAIEEGNSCRRCHTHEGAVLGNIGGLTGNKEIMDSLVNQGFVPYSTTVSQFKCSTCHEHGAGLRLVMARDNNSNIVNWNPDKNQEPGQFDLCTSCHTMYDYTGNTLLASGTAADPATGKPATGMVGHHETSWYRIIATTHFDNPVTGRNTGDNAALDNGNIIEGYNLRKNTANPCFDCHGHESYAGTRRGQTTTPTIYTDWAQSNHAGGLLRAKYTATTGLSGATAVDSAMVSGVSATDCTVTVGSLTRVTSGGDAWAHYNWDRTGRASCQKCHTATGVSNYLDDPANYVPANNSFSHLTGGQNELLYCWGCHKNAAKGLLYTPGAITADYNFKGTGATSAKAVFPDVGASNICITCHSGRESGETVNALTVTFDNVSFKNSHYLAVGGLMYVKSGFINFIDLSTAIGTSTYGASLTSTDDGGAVSSTHRKLGTTAINGDSHNAAAFTPGNFDSNGPCITCHMQATGQPTRTTSHTWEINWNAFNQVCIKCHDEEGGVALDNTNFEELFIDEQAIPFQNALALAIDRLMARYEITYNPASNPYFFDLSAAHITIGSDGSVTDWTRNGTLSAADAKKLMGACFNINLLTREPAAYVHARTYTRRLLYDTIDFLDDGIINMSTNASAEAFNSTIYGRGVDANTPPTTESYKYLTKYNRTTGAWDTTSPRP is encoded by the coding sequence ATGAAGAACAGATGTCTGGGTTTCGCCTCCGTACTGTCGCTCTGTATGGTGGTGCTGCTGATCGGCGGCTGCGGTTCGTCGGGAAACAAGGAAGGCGACGCGGGGCTGACCAACGTGGGGGACACGGTCTGCATCCAGTGCCACAGCGCCGTCCAGGATCCCCTGACGCAGCAGAGCATCATCACCCAGTATGAAAGAAGCTCGCCGCACAAGGATTCGGCGCACGCGAACAACGGCAACGGCTGCGAGGCGTGCCACGGCAGCGCTTCCCAGCACAACGGCGTGGGACCGATCCCGTACCCCGATCCGTTCAAGGATAACGGCACGCGCTGCGCGTCCTGCCACGCCGGGCCCTACGCCACCGACGCGCCGACCAAGTTCGCCGCTTCCGGTCACGCCAACGTGGCGATCGAAGAGGGCAATTCGTGCCGGCGTTGCCATACCCATGAAGGCGCAGTGCTCGGCAATATCGGCGGCCTGACCGGAAATAAAGAGATCATGGACAGCTTGGTCAATCAAGGGTTCGTGCCCTATAGCACGACGGTCTCCCAATTCAAATGCTCGACCTGCCACGAGCACGGCGCGGGCCTCCGCCTCGTCATGGCGAGAGACAACAACAGCAACATCGTCAACTGGAACCCGGACAAGAACCAGGAGCCCGGCCAGTTCGACCTCTGCACGAGCTGCCATACCATGTACGACTACACGGGCAACACGCTGCTGGCCTCCGGGACGGCTGCCGATCCCGCCACCGGCAAGCCGGCGACGGGAATGGTCGGTCACCACGAAACCTCCTGGTACCGGATCATCGCCACCACCCACTTCGACAACCCGGTCACCGGCAGGAACACGGGCGACAACGCCGCCCTGGACAATGGGAACATCATCGAGGGCTACAACCTCCGGAAAAATACCGCGAACCCCTGCTTCGACTGCCACGGACATGAGTCGTATGCGGGAACCCGGCGCGGTCAGACCACCACGCCGACCATCTACACCGACTGGGCGCAGTCCAACCATGCCGGCGGCCTGCTGAGGGCCAAGTATACGGCGACCACCGGGTTGTCGGGAGCAACAGCGGTTGATTCCGCCATGGTTTCCGGTGTCAGCGCTACCGATTGCACCGTTACCGTCGGATCTCTCACGCGCGTCACCAGCGGCGGCGACGCCTGGGCCCATTACAACTGGGACCGTACCGGCCGGGCCTCCTGCCAGAAGTGCCACACGGCTACCGGCGTTTCGAATTACCTGGACGATCCGGCGAACTATGTACCGGCGAATAACAGCTTCTCGCACCTGACCGGCGGCCAGAACGAACTGCTCTACTGCTGGGGTTGCCATAAAAACGCGGCCAAGGGCCTGCTGTACACGCCGGGCGCCATCACGGCGGATTACAATTTCAAGGGTACCGGCGCAACCAGCGCCAAGGCCGTTTTCCCCGACGTAGGCGCTTCCAACATCTGCATCACCTGCCATTCCGGCCGGGAGAGCGGTGAAACCGTCAACGCCCTTACCGTCACCTTCGACAACGTCAGCTTCAAGAACTCCCACTACCTGGCGGTCGGCGGCCTGATGTACGTGAAGTCCGGATTCATCAACTTCATCGACCTCAGCACCGCCATCGGGACCAGCACCTACGGGGCGTCCCTTACCTCCACGGACGACGGCGGCGCGGTCTCCAGCACCCACCGGAAACTCGGCACGACCGCCATCAACGGCGACAGCCACAACGCGGCCGCCTTCACCCCGGGGAATTTCGACTCGAACGGCCCCTGCATCACCTGCCACATGCAGGCGACCGGCCAGCCGACCCGGACTACGAGCCACACCTGGGAGATCAACTGGAACGCCTTCAATCAGGTCTGCATCAAGTGCCACGATGAAGAAGGCGGCGTCGCGCTCGACAACACGAACTTCGAGGAACTCTTCATCGACGAGCAGGCCATCCCGTTCCAGAACGCCCTGGCCCTGGCCATCGACAGGCTCATGGCGAGATACGAAATCACCTACAATCCGGCGAGCAATCCGTACTTCTTCGATCTGAGCGCCGCGCATATCACGATCGGATCCGATGGTTCCGTCACGGACTGGACCCGCAACGGGACCCTTTCCGCGGCGGACGCGAAAAAGCTGATGGGCGCCTGCTTCAACATCAACCTTCTCACCCGCGAGCCGGCCGCGTATGTCCACGCGCGGACCTACACCCGCAGGCTCCTCTACGACACGATCGACTTCCTGGACGACGGGATCATCAACATGTCGACCAATGCTTCCGCGGAAGCCTTCAACTCCACGATTTACGGCCGAGGGGTGGATGCGAACACGCCTCCCACGACCGAAAGCTACAAGTACCTGACCAAGTACAATCGCACCACCGGTGCGTGGGACACGACGAGCCCGCGCCCGTAG